A window of the Bacteroides thetaiotaomicron VPI-5482 genome harbors these coding sequences:
- a CDS encoding glycoside hydrolase family 43 protein, with protein MFKKEIYSLLLFSFGLLFTCCGESATDDEEKDNNGQGSVSVETNYLPIADPYVMFYNNKYYAYGTGGTTAGEGFACFSSDDLKNWKREGQALSATDSYGTWGFWAPEVYYVESKKKFYLFYSAEEHICVATSTTPEGPFRQEVKQPIWSEKSIDTSLFIDDDGTPYLYFVRFTDGNVIWVAQMTDDLMSIKTETLNQCIKAEVSWELLQGKVAEGPSLLKKNGVYYLIYSANHYENKGYGVGYATSDTPMGPWVKYSKNPLLQGDAATGLVGTGHGAPFQCKDGSWKYIFHAHWSAAEIQPRTSYIKDFAISDQGVVTISGTVIKPRVLK; from the coding sequence ATGTTCAAGAAAGAAATATATAGTCTATTGCTATTCTCCTTTGGGCTTTTGTTTACTTGTTGTGGAGAGAGTGCAACAGATGACGAGGAAAAAGATAATAATGGTCAGGGAAGTGTTAGTGTGGAGACTAATTACCTGCCTATTGCAGACCCCTACGTGATGTTCTATAATAATAAATATTATGCTTATGGTACAGGAGGAACAACTGCCGGAGAGGGGTTTGCCTGCTTTTCTTCTGACGATTTGAAAAACTGGAAACGTGAGGGGCAGGCTCTATCTGCAACCGATTCTTATGGTACATGGGGTTTTTGGGCACCGGAGGTCTATTACGTTGAGTCTAAGAAGAAATTTTATCTGTTCTATTCAGCAGAAGAACATATTTGCGTAGCGACTTCTACTACTCCTGAAGGTCCATTCCGACAAGAAGTAAAGCAGCCGATCTGGAGTGAGAAAAGCATTGATACTTCTTTGTTTATAGATGATGACGGTACTCCATATCTTTATTTCGTACGTTTTACAGATGGGAATGTGATATGGGTGGCTCAGATGACTGATGACTTGATGAGTATAAAGACAGAGACTTTGAATCAATGTATAAAAGCTGAAGTATCATGGGAACTTTTGCAAGGTAAAGTAGCGGAAGGACCTTCTCTTTTGAAAAAGAATGGCGTGTATTATCTGATTTATTCTGCTAATCATTATGAAAATAAAGGATATGGAGTTGGATATGCAACCTCAGATACTCCTATGGGGCCTTGGGTGAAGTATAGCAAGAATCCACTTTTACAGGGTGATGCAGCTACCGGCTTAGTAGGTACAGGACATGGAGCGCCGTTCCAATGCAAAGATGGTAGTTGGAAGTATATATTTCATGCTCATTGGAGTGCTGCGGAGATACAACCTCGAACATCGTATATTAAGGATTTTGCCATTTCGGATCAGGGAGTGGTTACTATTAGTGGAACTGTAATTAAGCCGAGAGTTCTGAAGTAA
- a CDS encoding SusC/RagA family TonB-linked outer membrane protein, translating into MSKRLLNYVIVLLVCLISSAESFAQGTKFQVKGNVTDASREPIVGATIKVKGTSQGVITNIDGEYSIDTRSNAILEFSYIGYVSQEVPVSGSKIINVTLQEEVSKLDEVVVVGYGTQKKISVTGSVSNVSTKEIAKIATPSLSNTLGGQIPGIVTRQATGEPGYDQASIYIRGFGTWTNRSPLILVDGIERDMNTINTEEVESISVLKDASATAVYGVRGANGVILITTKRGQLGKPKVTLRSEYAVLTGLRYPEYINAAEYAGLMNEARDNAGVANMAYTDEEIELFRNGSSPYLYPNVNWVDEVLKKNTTQSITNLNITGGTEVVRYFVNVGYTTQSGLYRDNGDNAYSTNSRVNRYNYRSRVDVNLTKDLSVELGVGGIIQNRNFPGKSQYDIFYAIRNTSPLAFPVKNPDGTPGASPTYLGNNPWGMTTQSGYETQNWNTLQGTFSARWDLSSLVTEGLSVSGRFAYDHYYSNNKQYYKDFEVKQYMGEDAEGNAIYNILRNENIKNVTLAESANRAIYYEVAANYDRTFGMHNITGMFLFNRRDYVNLRNTDRTGSVPYRRQGIAGRASYNYLQRYFAEFNFGYNGSEQFPKGKRYGFFPSVSLGYVLTNEDFWNRNWWISNLKLRGSYGTVGNDISSSTRFLYLTTMNMNVSAGYMGKEGNNYMAGIMEGQTGNQNVTWETAKKLNVGFDLGLFNDVVSLQVDIFKEKRDGILITRKTVPVLAGFSGASIPVGNLGKAENKGIETALEVKKRVANGLFYSLRGNFSFARNKIIENDEPKPKYEYQDARGRRIDQTFGLVALGFFKDQDDIKNSPKQTFQSTVRPGDIKYKDINGDGVVDEYDKVAIGDPRTPEIMFGFGGTVAYKNFDVSLFFTGAAKTSFFLEGATVYPFLNGEGTWNVLREVYDNRWTSETAATAKYPIVLNANSYNNYQTSTMYMRNGSYLRLKSAEIGYTFKGRLIDKMFMDNIRLFCNGQNLLTLDYIKIVDPESNNGVGNYPMQRTINFGFQINFK; encoded by the coding sequence ATGAGCAAGAGGCTTTTGAACTATGTCATTGTCCTTTTGGTGTGCTTGATTAGTAGTGCGGAATCTTTTGCACAAGGCACAAAGTTTCAGGTCAAGGGAAATGTGACGGACGCTTCGAGAGAACCGATTGTTGGTGCTACAATCAAGGTGAAAGGTACTTCGCAAGGAGTTATAACCAATATTGATGGTGAATACTCTATCGATACTCGTAGCAACGCAATTTTGGAGTTCAGTTATATCGGATATGTGTCACAAGAAGTCCCTGTAAGTGGAAGTAAAATTATAAATGTGACTCTTCAGGAAGAGGTCAGTAAATTGGACGAAGTGGTGGTGGTAGGTTATGGAACGCAGAAAAAAATCAGTGTGACCGGTTCTGTGTCCAATGTCTCTACCAAAGAAATAGCCAAAATAGCTACTCCATCATTAAGCAATACTTTAGGCGGACAAATTCCGGGTATTGTGACTCGTCAGGCTACAGGCGAACCGGGATATGATCAAGCGAGCATTTATATCCGAGGTTTTGGAACATGGACAAATCGTAGCCCGTTGATATTGGTAGATGGTATTGAGCGTGATATGAATACGATTAATACTGAAGAAGTAGAAAGCATTTCTGTCTTGAAAGATGCTTCCGCTACGGCAGTATATGGTGTACGTGGTGCTAATGGCGTTATCTTGATAACTACTAAGCGTGGTCAACTGGGAAAACCGAAAGTGACATTGCGCTCAGAATATGCAGTGCTTACCGGACTTCGTTATCCGGAGTATATTAATGCGGCGGAATATGCCGGTTTAATGAATGAGGCACGTGACAATGCAGGCGTTGCTAATATGGCTTATACGGATGAAGAAATTGAATTGTTCAGAAACGGTAGTAGCCCTTATCTTTATCCTAATGTGAACTGGGTGGACGAAGTTCTTAAGAAGAATACAACACAGAGCATTACAAATTTAAATATTACCGGTGGTACCGAAGTAGTACGCTATTTTGTAAATGTGGGTTATACAACGCAGAGCGGGCTTTATCGCGATAATGGCGATAATGCATATAGTACAAACAGTCGTGTAAACCGTTATAATTATCGTTCGCGTGTAGATGTAAATCTCACGAAAGATCTTTCAGTAGAATTAGGGGTTGGCGGTATTATTCAGAATCGTAATTTCCCAGGAAAGAGTCAATATGATATCTTTTATGCGATTCGTAATACTTCTCCTTTAGCATTTCCTGTAAAGAATCCGGATGGTACACCAGGTGCTTCACCGACTTATCTTGGTAATAATCCATGGGGTATGACTACACAGAGTGGTTATGAAACACAAAACTGGAATACATTGCAAGGGACTTTTTCTGCACGTTGGGATTTATCTTCACTTGTGACGGAAGGGCTTTCAGTAAGCGGACGGTTTGCTTACGATCATTATTATTCTAATAATAAACAATATTATAAGGATTTTGAAGTAAAACAGTATATGGGAGAAGACGCGGAGGGCAATGCCATCTATAATATACTTCGTAATGAGAATATTAAGAATGTGACTTTAGCGGAAAGTGCCAACCGTGCCATTTACTATGAAGTGGCAGCCAATTATGATCGCACATTTGGTATGCATAATATTACTGGAATGTTTTTGTTCAACCGTCGTGATTATGTAAACTTGCGTAATACGGACCGTACGGGATCCGTTCCTTATCGTCGTCAGGGTATTGCGGGACGTGCCAGCTATAACTACTTGCAACGTTATTTTGCAGAGTTCAATTTCGGATATAACGGTTCGGAACAGTTCCCGAAAGGTAAGCGTTATGGCTTTTTCCCGTCCGTATCATTGGGATACGTTTTGACGAATGAAGACTTTTGGAACCGTAACTGGTGGATAAGCAACTTGAAATTACGTGGAAGTTATGGTACGGTGGGTAACGACATTTCTTCCAGCACCCGTTTCCTTTATCTAACTACCATGAATATGAATGTGTCGGCAGGATATATGGGGAAAGAAGGCAATAATTATATGGCAGGTATTATGGAAGGGCAGACCGGTAATCAGAATGTAACTTGGGAGACAGCGAAAAAGTTAAATGTCGGTTTTGATCTGGGTTTATTTAACGATGTGGTTTCTTTGCAGGTGGATATATTTAAGGAAAAGCGTGACGGTATCTTGATTACTCGTAAAACTGTGCCTGTATTGGCTGGTTTCTCAGGTGCAAGTATTCCGGTAGGAAATCTAGGTAAGGCGGAGAATAAAGGTATTGAAACCGCACTTGAAGTGAAAAAAAGAGTTGCTAACGGATTATTCTACTCATTACGTGGGAATTTCTCGTTTGCCCGTAATAAGATTATTGAAAATGATGAACCGAAGCCGAAGTATGAATATCAAGATGCTCGCGGACGCCGTATTGACCAGACATTCGGACTTGTGGCACTAGGATTCTTCAAGGATCAGGATGATATTAAAAACAGCCCGAAGCAGACGTTCCAAAGTACCGTTCGTCCCGGGGATATTAAATACAAAGATATAAATGGTGACGGTGTAGTGGATGAGTATGATAAAGTAGCTATTGGTGACCCGCGTACTCCGGAGATTATGTTTGGATTTGGTGGTACGGTGGCATATAAGAATTTTGATGTCAGTTTATTTTTCACGGGTGCTGCCAAGACAAGTTTCTTTTTGGAAGGAGCAACTGTTTATCCATTCCTGAATGGTGAGGGCACATGGAATGTGCTGCGTGAGGTGTATGATAATCGTTGGACATCTGAAACAGCTGCTACTGCAAAATATCCTATTGTTCTTAATGCTAATAGTTACAATAACTACCAAACTTCCACAATGTATATGCGTAATGGTTCTTACTTGCGCTTGAAGAGTGCCGAAATAGGTTATACATTCAAAGGAAGACTGATTGATAAGATGTTTATGGATAATATCCGTCTGTTCTGTAACGGACAAAATCTATTAACACTTGATTATATCAAGATTGTAGACCCGGAGTCGAATAATGGTGTAGGTAACTATCCGATGCAACGAACTATTAACTTTGGTTTCCAGATTAACTTTAAATAA
- a CDS encoding SMP-30/gluconolactonase/LRE family protein has translation MKNSDLVFQTYLPTEGAKGTELSIRGNNFGEDISQVQVWVNEKEAEVISVTSTRIMARVAEASGSGVVKVRVGEVVYSYPDLFSYGYIRNVYTVAGNGQGTTVDGAYLQASVQWPIVMVYDKWDDAILFLQDEGEHRIRRMKDGKIETLCSTKSLVNNARSICFSLDGDTLFIGNDNANNYVANPVAVGMVTRKGGFKDLKSYIPSEKLAQPHINGIAVNPVDGSLFTYHWGRHVFRYNKATETCEYVITRDQFNELVVGLFPDADGNMQNIGGDGGYGGLAFSPDGKTLYWNGRDPYQGILKADYDLVTKKCTNLTRFAGNGVWGIIDGQGVSSRMDQPNQIAVDAEGNLLVTTVYGRTVRKITPEGYVSTYAGIGYQTGYVDGLAAEAKFNKPYGIAIDAQGNVYVGDCENWRIRVIKEE, from the coding sequence TTGAAGAATTCTGATCTGGTATTCCAGACTTATTTGCCAACAGAAGGTGCCAAAGGAACGGAACTTTCTATTCGAGGCAATAATTTTGGAGAGGATATCAGCCAAGTCCAAGTATGGGTGAATGAAAAAGAAGCAGAGGTGATTTCGGTTACTTCTACCCGTATTATGGCTAGGGTGGCTGAAGCTAGTGGTAGTGGCGTAGTGAAAGTCAGAGTTGGGGAAGTAGTATACAGTTATCCTGATTTATTTTCCTATGGTTATATTCGCAATGTGTACACTGTAGCTGGTAATGGTCAAGGTACCACAGTTGATGGTGCATATCTTCAGGCTTCTGTCCAATGGCCTATTGTGATGGTTTATGATAAATGGGATGATGCCATATTGTTCTTGCAAGATGAAGGAGAACACCGCATCCGTCGTATGAAAGATGGTAAAATTGAGACTTTATGTTCCACAAAAAGCTTAGTGAACAATGCACGCAGTATATGCTTCTCTCTTGATGGAGATACATTGTTTATAGGCAATGATAATGCGAATAACTATGTGGCAAATCCTGTTGCAGTCGGAATGGTAACTCGTAAAGGTGGTTTCAAAGATCTTAAGTCATATATTCCTTCTGAGAAATTAGCTCAGCCCCATATTAATGGTATCGCTGTTAATCCTGTAGACGGTTCGCTTTTTACTTATCATTGGGGACGCCATGTGTTTCGCTATAATAAAGCTACTGAGACTTGTGAATATGTGATTACACGAGATCAGTTCAATGAATTAGTAGTTGGTTTGTTCCCGGATGCTGACGGAAATATGCAAAATATAGGTGGTGACGGTGGATATGGTGGACTTGCTTTCTCTCCGGATGGAAAGACTCTTTATTGGAATGGACGTGATCCATATCAGGGTATATTAAAAGCTGATTATGATCTTGTCACTAAAAAATGTACTAATCTAACCCGCTTTGCAGGTAATGGAGTCTGGGGGATTATTGATGGTCAAGGTGTTTCTTCACGTATGGACCAGCCTAATCAAATAGCAGTGGATGCGGAAGGCAATTTGTTAGTAACAACAGTTTATGGGCGCACTGTTCGCAAGATTACTCCTGAAGGATATGTGAGTACATATGCTGGAATAGGCTACCAGACGGGATATGTCGATGGGCTTGCTGCAGAAGCGAAATTCAACAAACCTTATGGTATTGCTATTGATGCCCAAGGTAATGTATATGTAGGTGATTGTGAGAATTGGCGTATTCGGGTAATCAAAGAAGAATGA
- a CDS encoding hybrid sensor histidine kinase/response regulator transcription factor — translation MRILHSLSILIVFIFHTFYVFADLNEGYAFRSLDINNGLSQNTVHAILQDKQGFMWFGTKDGLDRYDGISFRAFMKESGTLGNNFITSLYEDQQGQIWIGTDVGLYVYSPEHETVERFIMKSDLDTGIDYTVNLVTGDKDGGIWVVTQSQAVFYYNPQTNKLINYLSDQSGRLKFGSLGQLYFDSDNVCWLDIRDGNLYFSKDKLQTLVPVFPKDGNEPFKGEYICKLLPGPYNCMYVGTITGLKEVNLTNKTVRTLLSKDESGDDIYVREIAFYSDDELWAGTESGLYIYNLRTKKTVHLRNVSGDPYSISDNAIYSICKDREGGIWIGSYFGGVNYYPKQYTYFDKVYPRTEIDEMGKRVREFCADHDGTLWIGTEDKGLFHYYPSTGLIEPFRHPDIYHNVHGLCLDGNYLWVGHFAKGLNRIDLRTHAVKHYFDAPNDIFSICRTTSGNLWLGTTAGLFRYHSETNRFERVPELGWVFIYNIKEDKQGNLWLATYIDGVYKRNVRTGEWEHYMHDETNPSSLPSNKVLSIFEDSQNQLWFTTQGGGFCRFDPSGKIFVRYDSSIGLPSNVVHRIEEDEKGLFWITTNKGLVHFNPKTLEFKVYTIANGLLSNQFNYQSSYKDKNGRIYFGSINGFISFEPSVFVDNDFLPPVVITDFMLFNKKVPVGSTDSPLKQSITLSDYLELQSNQNSFSFSVAALSYQSPDMNTVLYKLEGYDSEWYSVGKNLITYSNLPYGTYVLKVKAANSDGIWNPDVRTLKIRILPPFYLSVWAYIIYVILILGALFATFFYFRKRAVEKHQRAMEKFEQEKERELYTSKIEFFTNVAHEIRTPLTLIKSPLESVLTEKELPENVKMELEIMDQNAERLLNLTNQLLDFRKTENKGFKLNPVECSVGSIIRSVYKRFTTLVNQKGIELKVEIPEEELLASVDKEALTKILSNLFTNALKYAQTYAYLSLSVDEAGKEFTIVMSNDGKIIPIEMRENIFRPFVQYRDGKDIVPGTGIGLALARSLAELHQGTLTMDQDMECNRFILSIPIRHQTASDVLEEEHREKPVYDEEDNETRIMPSDKDKKEVASVLIVEDNKDMLAFVARQLSPLYHVITAENGIEALKVLEHEYINLVISDIMMPEMDGLELCEHLKSNLDYSHIPIILLTAKTTLESKIEGLEQGADAYIEKPFSVEYLRVNVANLLSNRERLRRRFIESPFIKADTMAQTKADEVFIQKLNEYVSQHLDNTDLVIDDMAEAMNMGRSNFYRKLKGVLDMSPNEYLRLIRLKKAAQLLKDGRYGIVEISYMVGFNSPSYFSNCFKKQFGVLPKDFMQ, via the coding sequence ATGAGAATATTGCACAGTCTTTCTATATTGATTGTTTTTATCTTTCATACTTTTTATGTATTTGCCGATTTGAATGAGGGTTATGCTTTTCGTTCACTGGATATAAATAATGGCTTATCTCAAAATACGGTTCACGCCATTCTTCAGGATAAACAGGGTTTTATGTGGTTTGGAACGAAGGATGGATTAGACCGATATGATGGCATTTCCTTTCGGGCTTTTATGAAAGAGTCCGGCACTTTGGGGAATAACTTCATTACCTCCTTGTACGAAGATCAGCAAGGACAAATCTGGATAGGAACAGATGTAGGACTCTATGTATATTCGCCTGAGCACGAGACTGTGGAACGTTTTATAATGAAAAGTGATTTAGATACAGGGATCGATTATACGGTCAATCTGGTGACGGGAGATAAGGACGGAGGAATTTGGGTGGTGACACAATCTCAGGCGGTTTTTTATTATAATCCTCAGACTAATAAGCTGATAAATTATCTGTCAGATCAATCCGGCAGGTTGAAATTTGGTAGTCTTGGGCAACTTTACTTTGATTCGGATAATGTATGTTGGCTGGATATACGTGATGGCAACTTGTATTTTTCAAAGGACAAACTCCAAACCTTGGTCCCGGTATTTCCTAAAGATGGAAATGAACCTTTCAAAGGAGAATATATATGCAAACTACTTCCCGGTCCTTATAATTGTATGTATGTCGGGACCATAACGGGGTTGAAAGAAGTGAATCTGACCAATAAGACTGTGCGTACTCTTTTATCCAAAGATGAATCCGGAGATGATATTTATGTTCGGGAGATAGCATTCTATTCGGATGATGAGTTATGGGCCGGAACGGAATCTGGGCTTTATATTTATAATTTACGTACAAAGAAAACTGTTCATTTACGGAATGTGAGCGGTGATCCGTATTCTATTTCCGATAATGCCATTTATTCGATTTGTAAAGATCGTGAAGGGGGGATATGGATTGGATCTTATTTTGGTGGTGTGAACTACTATCCTAAGCAATATACTTATTTTGATAAAGTCTATCCCCGGACAGAAATTGATGAAATGGGGAAACGAGTGCGGGAGTTTTGTGCCGATCATGATGGTACTCTCTGGATCGGTACCGAAGATAAGGGGCTTTTTCATTATTATCCTTCTACAGGGCTGATCGAACCATTCAGGCATCCGGACATTTATCATAATGTACATGGATTATGTCTGGATGGGAATTATTTATGGGTCGGACATTTTGCCAAAGGGCTAAATCGGATTGACTTGAGAACCCACGCTGTAAAGCATTATTTTGATGCTCCTAATGATATCTTCTCTATTTGCCGGACTACTTCAGGTAATTTATGGCTTGGAACAACAGCCGGATTATTCCGTTATCATTCTGAAACAAACCGTTTTGAACGTGTACCTGAACTTGGTTGGGTATTTATATATAATATCAAGGAGGATAAACAGGGGAATCTATGGCTGGCAACTTACATAGATGGTGTATATAAGAGAAATGTACGTACTGGTGAGTGGGAACATTATATGCATGATGAAACGAATCCTTCAAGCCTGCCTTCCAACAAAGTGCTGAGTATATTTGAGGATAGCCAAAATCAGCTTTGGTTTACAACACAGGGAGGAGGCTTTTGTCGCTTTGATCCTTCTGGTAAGATATTTGTGCGTTATGATTCGAGTATTGGATTGCCGAGTAATGTCGTACATCGAATTGAGGAAGATGAAAAGGGGTTGTTTTGGATTACAACCAATAAAGGGCTGGTACATTTTAATCCGAAAACTTTAGAATTTAAGGTGTATACGATTGCTAATGGGTTACTGAGTAATCAATTTAATTATCAGTCCAGTTACAAGGACAAGAATGGACGGATATACTTTGGTAGTATTAATGGTTTTATTTCTTTCGAACCGTCTGTTTTTGTTGACAATGATTTTCTTCCTCCTGTGGTAATAACAGATTTTATGCTCTTTAATAAAAAGGTTCCGGTTGGTAGTACGGACTCTCCGTTAAAGCAAAGTATCACATTATCCGACTACCTTGAGCTTCAATCGAATCAGAACTCGTTTTCTTTCAGTGTAGCAGCTCTTAGTTATCAGTCACCTGATATGAATACAGTATTATATAAGCTCGAAGGGTATGATTCAGAATGGTATTCGGTGGGTAAAAATCTGATTACATATTCTAATTTACCCTATGGGACGTATGTGCTAAAGGTAAAGGCTGCAAATAGTGATGGAATCTGGAATCCGGATGTTCGTACTTTAAAGATCCGGATTCTACCTCCGTTTTATTTGTCTGTATGGGCTTATATCATCTATGTAATATTAATACTCGGAGCACTTTTCGCTACTTTCTTCTACTTTAGAAAGCGGGCAGTCGAAAAGCACCAGAGAGCGATGGAGAAGTTTGAGCAGGAAAAAGAACGGGAACTTTATACTTCTAAGATAGAGTTCTTTACGAATGTGGCACATGAGATCCGAACCCCTCTGACGCTGATCAAAAGTCCTTTAGAAAGTGTACTTACCGAGAAGGAACTGCCTGAAAATGTGAAGATGGAATTAGAAATTATGGACCAGAATGCAGAACGATTACTGAATCTGACAAATCAATTACTTGATTTCCGTAAAACAGAAAATAAAGGGTTTAAGTTAAATCCGGTAGAGTGTAGCGTCGGTTCTATTATTCGTTCTGTTTATAAGCGCTTCACCACTTTGGTTAACCAGAAAGGAATTGAGCTTAAGGTAGAGATTCCCGAGGAAGAATTATTGGCTTCTGTGGATAAAGAAGCTTTAACTAAGATTCTCAGCAACTTGTTTACGAATGCTTTGAAATATGCCCAAACATATGCTTATCTCAGCTTATCTGTTGATGAGGCAGGGAAAGAGTTTACTATTGTTATGAGCAATGATGGAAAGATAATCCCTATTGAGATGCGTGAGAACATATTTCGTCCTTTCGTACAGTATCGGGATGGAAAAGACATAGTTCCGGGAACAGGCATTGGGCTGGCTTTGGCGCGTTCATTGGCAGAATTACATCAAGGGACGTTAACGATGGATCAAGATATGGAGTGTAACCGCTTCATCCTTTCCATTCCGATACGGCATCAGACGGCTTCGGATGTTTTGGAAGAAGAACATCGTGAAAAGCCAGTGTATGATGAAGAAGATAATGAAACACGTATAATGCCTTCTGATAAGGATAAAAAGGAAGTTGCTTCGGTCTTGATAGTAGAAGATAATAAAGATATGTTGGCTTTTGTTGCCCGACAGCTCTCGCCATTATACCATGTTATAACAGCCGAGAACGGGATAGAAGCACTAAAAGTACTTGAACACGAGTATATCAACCTTGTGATAAGTGATATAATGATGCCTGAAATGGATGGACTTGAATTGTGTGAGCATTTGAAGTCTAATTTAGACTACAGTCATATTCCTATTATATTGTTAACAGCTAAAACAACACTGGAGTCGAAGATTGAAGGACTGGAACAAGGAGCGGACGCATATATTGAGAAACCTTTTTCTGTAGAATATCTGCGTGTCAATGTTGCCAATCTGTTAAGTAATCGTGAAAGGCTGCGTCGTCGTTTTATAGAGTCTCCTTTTATAAAGGCCGATACGATGGCTCAAACGAAGGCGGATGAAGTTTTTATTCAGAAGTTGAACGAGTATGTATCTCAGCACCTCGATAACACCGATCTGGTGATTGATGACATGGCGGAAGCTATGAATATGGGACGTTCTAACTTTTACCGCAAACTGAAAGGAGTATTGGATATGAGTCCGAATGAGTATCTTCGTTTGATACGTTTAAAGAAAGCTGCCCAGCTTCTGAAAGATGGAAGATATGGGATTGTAGAAATTTCTTATATGGTAGGATTCAATTCACCTTCTTATTTCTCAAACTGTTTTAAGAAACAATTTGGAGTGTTACCAAAAGATTTCATGCAATGA